Part of the Brevibacillus brevis genome is shown below.
CGTCGATGTCGTGCGTGACGAACATGACGCTCTTGTTGGACTCTTGCCAGATGCGCTGCAGCTCGACTTGCATCTTTTCCCGCGTCTGGGCGTCGAGGGCACCGAACGGCTCATCCATCAACAGGACGTCGGGATTGAAGGCGAGCACGCGAGCGAGGGAAATGCGCTGTTTCATCCCGCCCGACAGCTCGGAGGGCAGGTTGTTGCGAAAATCCCACAAGTGGACCAGCTTCAGGTAATGCTCCACGATCTCGTCGCGCTTGGCTTTTGCCACGCCTTGGACCTCGAGTCCCCACGCGACGTTGTCGAACACGTTTTTCCACGGAAACAAGGCGGACTCCTGAAACATCATGCCTCGGTCCGGGCCTGGCTTGTCGACTTCCTTGCCGCGAATCCGCACGGTTCCGCCCGACTTGGGGATGAATCCGCCGACGATGTGCAGAAAGGTGCTTTTTCCGCAGCCGCTCGGCCCCACGATGCTGACGAACTTCCCTTCCGGAATTTGCAGGCTGATTTCCCGGATCGCCGTCACTTCTTCCTTTCCTCGCGTGTACACTTTGCGCAGTTTCTCGATCTCGATAGCGGGTGTCTTGGTTTGCATGGCCACTTCTCCTTCGCTGTGTCGTAATAAACAAGCGGCCCCTATGTTGGGAAATAGGGACCGCTCAACGTTTCGAGCGTTTCTTTGGAATTAGTTGGGCAAATAGGACATGTCGATGATCGCATTCAGGTCGACCGGCTTGTCCAGCCATTTTTCCTGAAGCAGGACGTCCTGGATCTTGCTCCAGCCCTCC
Proteins encoded:
- a CDS encoding ABC transporter ATP-binding protein codes for the protein MQTKTPAIEIEKLRKVYTRGKEEVTAIREISLQIPEGKFVSIVGPSGCGKSTFLHIVGGFIPKSGGTVRIRGKEVDKPGPDRGMMFQESALFPWKNVFDNVAWGLEVQGVAKAKRDEIVEHYLKLVHLWDFRNNLPSELSGGMKQRISLARVLAFNPDVLLMDEPFGALDAQTREKMQVELQRIWQESNKSVMFVTHDIDEAVFLSDVVVVFSGRPAVIKEIIEIDFPRPRQLDVHKTQEFMEIRNHIWDLLHQEHSQSGEEEF